Part of the Variovorax sp. PAMC 28711 genome is shown below.
GCTTGGCGAGGCTCGATGTGGTGGCGTCGAGTTCGCGATAAAGGGCGGCGAAGGCTTTCATGCCGGTGCGCTGGCGGGGGGCACTTCCGCCTTGTCCGCCACGTCCTCGTCGCCGTACTCCGTCTTGAAGCCCTGCGCTTCCAGGCCGTTCTCCGTCAGCCAGCGCACCAGCACCGCGACGCTGCCGTGCGTGACGAACACGCGCTCGGCACCGGTGCCGGCGATGGCCTTCTGCAGTCCGGGCCAGTCGGCGTGGTCGCTCATCACGAAGCCGCGGTCGACACCGCGACGACGCCGCGTGCCGCGCAGCTGCATCCAGCCGCTCGCGAACGCATCCGAGTAGTGGCCGAAGCGGCGCATCCACGGCGTGCCCTGCGCCGACGGCGGCGCGAGCACAAGTGCGCGCTTGAGCATCTGCGGATTCACGCCGGGGTCGCTCACGCGCAGCGTCGGCGGCAGCGCGACGCCGGCCGCGCGATAGACCGCGTTGAGCGGCTCGACCGCACCGTGCACCACGATCGGCCCGATCGACGCGTCCGCGCCATGCAGGATGCGCTGCGCCTTGCCGAACGCGTAGCAGAGCAGCACCGAGGCGCGTCCGTCGTCCGCATTGCGACGCCACCAGGCGTTGATGTCGGCGCTCAGTTGCGCCTGCGTCGGCCAGCGGTAGATCGGCAGACCGAAGGTCGATTCGGTGATGAAGGTGTCGCACGGCACCGGCTCGAACGGCGTGCAGGTGCCGTCGGGCTCGGTCTTGTAGTCGCCCGACGCGACCCACACGCGGCCTCCGTGTTCGAGCCGCACCTGCGCAGACCCGAGCACATGGCCGGCCGGATGCAGCGAGATGCGCACGCCGTTCTGCACGACCGCTTCGCCGTAGGGCAGCGTCTGCAAGGTGATGTCGGCGCCGAGTCGCGTGCGCAGCGTGCCTTCGCTGTCGGTCTGCGCGAGGTAGTGGTTGTGGCCGACGCGCGCATGGTCCGAATGCGCGTGCGTGATGACGGCGCGATCGACCGCCCGCCACGGGTCGATGTAGAAATCGCCCGGCGGACAGTACAGGCCTTCGGGCCGCGCAACCACGAGATCGTCGGGGCGGGACGCAAAACTGACAGGAGTCGACGGCACGTGCATGGACATGGCCGGCCATCGTAGGCGCTGCGTCTTTCGAACACGCCGATTCGGCACCGCGAAGCGTTGTCGGCAGCGGCCTACGCCCACCCCGGCCAGGCCCGTTCGCCGCGCGGCGCGTGCTGTTGCCACACTGGCTGGATCAGGAATCTTCAGTAGCGCCGAGAATCGGTGGATGACACTCTGCACGATGCGATCGCTCAATGACGACAGCCCAGGCCGACCGCCACGCGATCGCGTCAGTCACAGGGCACGACATGCATTCTTGTTGGGGACTGCCTGCGCTTTGCTGGCGCTTGCCGCGACCACCTCGGCACAACCTGTGGGGCCAGACAGCCTGGACTGCGCCCGGCAAGACGCCGTTCAACGCCAGATGGAAGCTGCCAAACAAAAAGGGCAAATGCTTCGCAGGCAGCGGCTGGAAACGGAACTCGCCACGTTGAACACTCGCTGCGGCAAAGAAAGCAAGTCGTTCACGCGGCTCGATCAGATCGGTCAACAGCAACAACTGGTCCGCGAACTCGAGCTTGAGTTGCAGGAAGCCCGGGACATACTGCGGGCGCTTACCGCACAACGTCCGTAGCGCGGGCGCCATTGCACGCGCAGCGCGCTACTTCTTCTTTAAGCTGCCCATCACCTCGAGAATGTTCATCTTCACGCCCCCCGGCATGACCGTGTCGCCCGGCTTCTGGTCGGCCTTGCAGGGACCGATCCACTTCGCGTCGAGCGTCATCTTGCCCTCGTTCTTACCCATGAATGGCGGCTTGTAAGTCGACGTGCTTTCCATGCGGTAGGCCGAGCTCAGGTCGCCCGTCATCACCGCGTGCGTGGTGGCGGTGCTCGGGCCGAGGTTGCAGACCGAATCGAGCACCAGCTTGCCGCCTTCGTTGCGCAGGTCGTTTTTGGCGCACGCCATCTTGCTGGCGCCTTGGCCCAGGTCGCGCAAGGCCTGGTCGGTCCTGGCGTCGATGCACTGCTGCACGGTTTGCGACGGATTCGTGTCGCCGACGCTGGTGGTCTTGAGCTCCCACAGGCCGGGCTTGCGCGGCGGATAGTCGGCGGCCAAGGCCGCCGAAGCGCCGGCCAAAAGGCACGGGAGAACGAAAGCGAGTCGGAGGTTCATCCCCGGTTTGTACCGGCAGAACGCGACAACGCAAATAGCGCGATCGGTCTAAAACAGAAGGCGCCGCCGAGCAGCAGCCCGCCGGCCACGTCGATCACCACGTGCTGGCGCACCGCCATCGTCGAATAGACGATACCGACCGCCCACGCGACGTTGAGCACGCGCACCCACGCCGGCGCACCGACTTCCTTCAGTTGGCGCGCGAGAAACCAGCAGGCGAACACCGAGAACGACACGTGCAGCGACGGGAACGCATTGCCCACCGCGTCGGTGGTCTTCAGGAAATGCAGCGCCGGATGCATGACGCCCTCGATCGGGAAGATCGGCACCGCCGTCGGCAGGAACCAGAAGATGGTGAGCGCGATCGCACTCATGAGCGCGGCGCTGATTGCGAATGCGCCGAGCTCGCGCAGGTCCTTCGCGAAGGCCGGCGGCAGCGCGAGGTAGAGCCAGAGCGACGCATAGAGCGGCAGCGCCGCGACGCGCAGTTCGAGCCAGCGATCGATCGGCGTGAGCGGCAACACCCAGGCGTGCGGCAACGCGCGCTGCATCACCGCGAAATACAGGACGAAGAAGCCGACCGTGGCGACGGTGTTGCCGACGAGCTTGAGCAGGAACAGGGTGGACCAGCGACGGCCGAGCGCGACGTGCCAGGGCGGCGGAGCTACCAGGCCGTCCACTTACTCTCGCTCGCGTCCGAAGCGACGGTGCGCTCGATGAAGCGCACACCCCGCGCGCCGTCTTCCACACGCGGGTAATCCGCCGCGATCGGCTCGGCGACGTGGCCTGCGAGCCGTGCGCGAATGTCCGCGGCCACGCCGGCGTACACGTTCGCGAACGCTTCGATGAAGCCTTCGGGATGCCCGCTCGGCAACCGGCTCGCGCGCCGTGCCGATTCGCACAGCCACGGCGAGCCGCGCGTGAGTATCTGCTTGGGTCCGTCATGCGGGTAATGGATCAACTCACTTGGCGCTTCCTGCCGCCAGTCGAGCGTGCCGAGCGTTCCGGAGATGCGCAGGCGCAGGTCGTTCTCGACGCCCGTGTGGATCTGCGAGGCCACCAGCACGCCACGCGCGCCGCCCGCGAAGCGCAACAGCAGGCTGCCGTCGTCGTCGAGCGCGCGACCCGGCACCAGTGCGCCGAGGTCGGCACAGAGCGCCTCGATTTCGAGGCCGGTCACGGTGGCCAGCAGGTTCTCGGCGTGCGAGCCGATGTCGCCGATGGCACCGGCCGCGCCGCTGCGCGCCGGGTCGGTGCGCCAGCCGGCCTGCTTGTTGCCCTCGGCTTCGAGGTGCGTGGCGAGCCAGCCCTGGTTGTATTCGACGACCACCTTGCGCAAGGTGCCGAGCTGGCCGCTTCGCACCATCTCGCGCGCCTGGCGGACCATCGGATAGCCGGTGTAGTTGTAGGTGACACCGAAGACGGTGCCTTGCTTGTGCACCGCGGCGACGAGCGCATCGGCCTCTGCGCGCGTGTGCACCAGCGGCTTGTCGCAGACGACATGAAAGCCGGCCTCGACAAACGCCTTCGCCACCGGGAAGTGCACGTGGTTCGGCGTGACGATCGAGACGAAGTCGATGCGCTCCTCGGGCGACCGCCGGAGCTCGTCGGCCAGGAGGGATTGCCAGTCGCCGTGGTTGCGGTCGTCGGCCAGGAACACGTCGCGGCCCGAGGCCCGCGCCTTGTCCGGGCTCGACGAGAGCGCGCCGGCGACCAGTTCGATCTGGCCGTCCAGCGCCATGGCCTTGCGGTGCACGGCGCCGATGAAGGCGTCGCGCCCACCGCCGACCATGGCGTAGCGCAGCTTGCGAGACACCATCAGAACGGCGAATCGGGGAAGTAGAATTCCTTGGCGTTGTCCTTGGTGATCAACACCGACGGAATGATCGTCGTGGCCGGCAGCTTCTCGCCCTTCAGGCGCGCTTCGGCAGTGAGCTTGATCGCGTCGTAGATGAACTTCGGCGAGTAGCTCACGTCGGCCGCGATGCGCGGGTCCTTCGCGTCCATGATGGTCTTGACCATGCCCTTGGCGCCCGCACCGCCGAACACCACCTTGATGTCGGTGCGCTTGGCCTGCTCGATGGCCTTGAGCACGCCCACGGCCATGTCGTCGTCGGCGGCCCAGATGGCGTCGATCTGCTTGAAGCGCGTGAGGTAGTCCTGCGTGACCTTGAAGGCGTCGTCGCGGTTCCAGTTGGCGTACTTGGCATCGAGCAGCTTGATGTCCGGCGAGCCCTTGAGCACGGCGTTGAAGGCGTCCATGCGTTCGTTGTCGAGCGTGGTCGCGATGCCGCGCAGCGCCACCACGTTGCCCTTGCCGCCCAGCGCCTTCACGATGTACTCGGCCGGGATGCGGCCGAAGGCGGTGTTGTCGCCGGCGACGTAGGCGTCCTGCGCGCTGGTGTCGGTCAGGCCGCGATCGACCACGGTGACGTAGGCGCCCTTGGCCTTGACCTGCGCGACCGGCTTGGTCAGCGCGGCCGACTCGAACGGAAACACGACGAGCGCGTTGATCTTCGTGACGGTGCTCAGGTCCTGCAGCTGGTTGGCCTGCTCGGGCGCGTTGGCCGCGGTCTTGATGGTGATCTTCAGGTCCTTGTGCTGCTTTTCCAGGTCCTTCTTGGCCTGGTTCGCCCAGTAGTTGATGCCGCCCATGAAGCTGTGCGTGGCGGCCGGGATCGACACGCCGAGGTTGACCTTCTCGGCGGCGAGCGCAGGCAGGCTGGTGAGCGCGATGGCCGCGGTGGCAACCGCGGTGAGCGCGAGGCGACGGGTGAGGGTTGTCATGCTGGATGTCTCCTTGGTGGTGGATGAAACGGGAACGGAAAACTCAACGCCGGCCGCGCTGCAGGAACGCGACGATGATGATCACGAAGCCCTGCACGGCGGCGTTCAGGTAGACGCTGATGACGCTGGTGAGGTTCAGGATGTTGCTGATGACCGAGAGCAGGATCGCGCCGATCACCGTGCCGGTGATGCTGCCGGCGCCGCCTTTGAGCGCGGTGCCGCCGACGATCACCGCGGCAATGGCTTCGAGTTCCCACAGCAGGCCGGTGGTGGGCGAGGCGGAGCCGAGGCGCGGCACGTACAGCAGCGTCGCGATGCCGACACA
Proteins encoded:
- a CDS encoding ligase-associated DNA damage response exonuclease; protein product: MSMHVPSTPVSFASRPDDLVVARPEGLYCPPGDFYIDPWRAVDRAVITHAHSDHARVGHNHYLAQTDSEGTLRTRLGADITLQTLPYGEAVVQNGVRISLHPAGHVLGSAQVRLEHGGRVWVASGDYKTEPDGTCTPFEPVPCDTFITESTFGLPIYRWPTQAQLSADINAWWRRNADDGRASVLLCYAFGKAQRILHGADASIGPIVVHGAVEPLNAVYRAAGVALPPTLRVSDPGVNPQMLKRALVLAPPSAQGTPWMRRFGHYSDAFASGWMQLRGTRRRRGVDRGFVMSDHADWPGLQKAIAGTGAERVFVTHGSVAVLVRWLTENGLEAQGFKTEYGDEDVADKAEVPPASAPA
- a CDS encoding DUF1090 family protein, whose translation is MLALAATTSAQPVGPDSLDCARQDAVQRQMEAAKQKGQMLRRQRLETELATLNTRCGKESKSFTRLDQIGQQQQLVRELELELQEARDILRALTAQRP
- a CDS encoding DUF3617 domain-containing protein — translated: MNLRLAFVLPCLLAGASAALAADYPPRKPGLWELKTTSVGDTNPSQTVQQCIDARTDQALRDLGQGASKMACAKNDLRNEGGKLVLDSVCNLGPSTATTHAVMTGDLSSAYRMESTSTYKPPFMGKNEGKMTLDAKWIGPCKADQKPGDTVMPGGVKMNILEVMGSLKKK
- a CDS encoding phosphatase PAP2 family protein — its product is MDGLVAPPPWHVALGRRWSTLFLLKLVGNTVATVGFFVLYFAVMQRALPHAWVLPLTPIDRWLELRVAALPLYASLWLYLALPPAFAKDLRELGAFAISAALMSAIALTIFWFLPTAVPIFPIEGVMHPALHFLKTTDAVGNAFPSLHVSFSVFACWFLARQLKEVGAPAWVRVLNVAWAVGIVYSTMAVRQHVVIDVAGGLLLGGAFCFRPIALFALSRSAGTNRG
- a CDS encoding Gfo/Idh/MocA family protein; translation: MVSRKLRYAMVGGGRDAFIGAVHRKAMALDGQIELVAGALSSSPDKARASGRDVFLADDRNHGDWQSLLADELRRSPEERIDFVSIVTPNHVHFPVAKAFVEAGFHVVCDKPLVHTRAEADALVAAVHKQGTVFGVTYNYTGYPMVRQAREMVRSGQLGTLRKVVVEYNQGWLATHLEAEGNKQAGWRTDPARSGAAGAIGDIGSHAENLLATVTGLEIEALCADLGALVPGRALDDDGSLLLRFAGGARGVLVASQIHTGVENDLRLRISGTLGTLDWRQEAPSELIHYPHDGPKQILTRGSPWLCESARRASRLPSGHPEGFIEAFANVYAGVAADIRARLAGHVAEPIAADYPRVEDGARGVRFIERTVASDASESKWTAW
- a CDS encoding substrate-binding domain-containing protein translates to MTTLTRRLALTAVATAAIALTSLPALAAEKVNLGVSIPAATHSFMGGINYWANQAKKDLEKQHKDLKITIKTAANAPEQANQLQDLSTVTKINALVVFPFESAALTKPVAQVKAKGAYVTVVDRGLTDTSAQDAYVAGDNTAFGRIPAEYIVKALGGKGNVVALRGIATTLDNERMDAFNAVLKGSPDIKLLDAKYANWNRDDAFKVTQDYLTRFKQIDAIWAADDDMAVGVLKAIEQAKRTDIKVVFGGAGAKGMVKTIMDAKDPRIAADVSYSPKFIYDAIKLTAEARLKGEKLPATTIIPSVLITKDNAKEFYFPDSPF